One part of the Eucalyptus grandis isolate ANBG69807.140 chromosome 10, ASM1654582v1, whole genome shotgun sequence genome encodes these proteins:
- the LOC104423379 gene encoding serine carboxypeptidase-like → MASTFLSPYYFLFCLYLLFSTASPSKTSSLTANLSPTAQAEMLIKGLNLHPKEAVNIRTRDKDSSSLASDGKIVEMRFELPVLGDSGSSVQDLGHHAGYYPLPHSYAARMFYFFFESRNSANDPVVIWLTGGPGCSSSLALFYENGPFHIANNLSLVWNDYGWDQASNLIFVDQPTGTGFSYSTDERDIRHDEQGVSNDLYDFLQAFFAAHPQLVKNDFYITGESYAGHYIPAFAARVQQGNKAKEGIHINFKGFAIGNGLTNPEIQYEAYTDYALNMKLITESDHDNINTMLPECKQGIKQCDTKGGDACELASTDCNSIFNKILNIAGNINYYDIRKSCEGPLCYDFSNVETLLNQKKVRDALGVGDIEFVSCSSTVSNAMSQDRMKNLAEGIPALLEDGLKVLIYAGEYDLICNWLGNSRWVNAMRWSGQKQFGTSPTVPFVVAGAEAGLMKSHGPLTFLKVHNAGHMVPMDQPKAALQMLKSWMAGKVTLAGADSGTNN, encoded by the exons ATGGCATCAACTTTTCTCTCACCATACTACTTTCTCTTCTGTCTCTACCTCCTCTTTTCTACTGCATCACCATCAAAGACATCATCTTTAACCGCCAACTTATCGCCAACGGCACAAGCAGAGATGCTCATTAAAGGGCTCAACTTGCACCCCAAAGAAGCTGTCAATATTAGAACTAGAGACaaagattcttcttctttggcttctgATGGGAAGATCGTTGAGATGCGCTTTGAGCTCCCAGTTCTTGGCGATTCGGGGTCATCCGTTCAGGACCTCGGTCACCATGCCGGGTATTACCCACTTCCGCACTCCTATGCAGCAAG GATGTTCTACTTCTTCTTTGAATCACGGAACAGCGCAAATGACCCGGTGGTCATTTGGTTAACCGGAGGGCCTGGATGTAGCAGTTCATTGGCACTGTTCTATGAGAATGGCCCTTTCCATATTGCCAACAACTTGTCTCTTGTGTGGAATGATTATGGTTGGGACCAG GCATCGAATCTCATCTTCGTTGATCAGCCTACTGGAACTGGTTTCAGTTACTCCACTGACGAGCGTGACATTCGACATGATGAGCAAGGTGTCAGCAATGACTTATACGACTTCTTGCAG GCGTTCTTTGCAGCGCATCCTCAACTTGTCAAGAACGATTTTTACATAACCGGAGAATCATACGCTGGGCACTACATTCCTGCTTTTGCTGCTCGTGTTCAGCAAGGGAACAAGGCAAAGGAAGGAATTCACATAAACTTTAAG GGGTTTGCAATTGGCAATGGCCTAACCAATCCTGAGATCCAGTATGAAGCATACACAGATTATGCTCTAAACATGAAGTTAATCACAGAGTCCGATCATGACAACATAAACACAATGCTCCCAGAATGCAAACAGGGGATTAAACAGTGTG ATACCAAGGGCGGAGATGCCTGTGAGTTAGCATCGACCGATTGCAACAGTATTTTCAATAAGATCCTGAACATTGCAGGGAACATAAAT TACTACGACATACGAAAGAGCTGTGAGGGGCCCCTGTGCTACGACTTCTCGAACGTGGAGACACTCCTGAACCAAAAGAAGGTGAGAGATGCTTTAGGGGTCGGGGATATAGAGTTTGTGTCGTGCAGCAGCACTGTGTCCAATGCGATGAGCCAGGATCGGATGAAGAATCTCGCAGAGGGTATCCCCGCACTTCTTGAGGACGGGCTGAAGGTGCTCATTTATGCCGGTGAATATGATCTCATCTGCAATTGGCTTG GAAACTCCAGGTGGGTTAATGCCATGCGGTGGTCTGGTCAAAAGCAGTTTGGGACATCCCCAACTGTTCCATTTGTCGTTGCTGGTGCCGAGGCAGGACTGATGAAAAGCCATGGACCACTTACTTTCTtgaag GTTCATAACGCTGGGCACATGGTTCCAATGGATCAGCCGAAAGCTGCTCTACAAATGCTAAAGAGCTGGATGGCGGGCAAAGTCACCCTGGCTGGTGCAGATAGCGGGACTAATAATTAA